The Candidatus Zymogenaceae bacterium genome includes a window with the following:
- a CDS encoding adenylate/guanylate cyclase domain-containing protein: MFKDISIKSVPTSFTTLPAGVPADHIRFYVLTNYFYPAAILVHLAFVPLFWFLGMELLSLYNVVSVVLYGACLFLNLNGRIKAATLLLFIEASVFIVLATLALGWDSNFHYYLIMLAMFMFLTPWHDFLKILSTALIFCLYGWLYLKTSHAPFGADLPRGVLTAFSYANIIGIFSGVCFVSYYYHVAAARAEESLSREYQRSEDLLHSILPEPIARRLKETPGTIADGFLEASILFADIVDFTPLSEKLDPSRLIELLNDVFSRFDDLADRYDLEKIKTIGDAYMVVSGIPRTRDDHAQAIAHMALDMIDIMGEFNGYLEKPLTLRIGIHCGPVVAGVIGKKKFIYDLWGDSVNTAARMESHGIGGEIQVSDRMYMRLRDSFVLEERGNIDIKGKGSIKTYFLKERKS, encoded by the coding sequence ATGTTTAAAGATATTTCCATCAAATCGGTTCCCACGTCGTTTACAACCCTCCCCGCCGGAGTGCCGGCGGACCACATTCGATTCTATGTGCTGACCAATTATTTCTATCCCGCAGCCATCCTCGTGCACCTGGCGTTTGTTCCGCTGTTCTGGTTTCTTGGGATGGAGCTTCTGTCCCTGTACAATGTCGTAAGCGTCGTGCTCTACGGGGCGTGTCTTTTTCTCAACCTGAACGGTCGCATCAAGGCGGCGACGCTGCTCTTGTTCATCGAGGCGTCCGTCTTCATCGTTCTCGCGACACTGGCGCTGGGCTGGGACAGTAATTTTCATTACTATCTCATCATGCTTGCCATGTTCATGTTTCTCACCCCCTGGCATGATTTTCTGAAAATTCTTTCCACCGCCCTGATCTTCTGTCTGTACGGCTGGCTGTATCTAAAGACCTCTCATGCACCTTTCGGGGCCGATCTGCCCCGGGGAGTTCTCACCGCGTTTTCCTATGCGAACATCATAGGGATATTCTCAGGTGTGTGTTTCGTGTCGTATTATTATCACGTGGCCGCGGCCCGAGCAGAGGAGTCGTTGAGTCGGGAGTATCAGCGCTCCGAGGACCTGCTCCACTCCATCCTGCCGGAGCCGATAGCTAGGCGCCTCAAGGAAACGCCCGGCACTATCGCCGATGGATTTCTCGAAGCCTCTATACTGTTCGCCGATATAGTGGATTTCACCCCCCTTTCCGAGAAACTTGACCCCAGTCGGCTCATAGAGCTATTGAATGATGTCTTCTCTCGGTTTGACGATCTGGCGGATCGGTACGATCTGGAGAAGATCAAGACCATCGGTGATGCATACATGGTGGTGTCCGGCATCCCCAGGACACGGGATGACCATGCCCAGGCGATCGCCCACATGGCGCTGGACATGATTGATATCATGGGAGAGTTTAACGGGTATCTGGAAAAGCCCCTGACACTCCGCATCGGCATACACTGCGGGCCGGTGGTGGCCGGGGTCATCGGGAAGAAGAAGTTCATTTACGATTTATGGGGAGACTCGGTAAATACCGCGGCGCGCATGGAGTCCCATGGGATCGGTGGTGAGATACAGGTGTCCGACCGCATGTACATGAGATTGAGAGATTCGTTCGTCCTTGAAGAGCGGGGAAACATCGATATCAAGGGGAAGGGATCGATTAAAACATACTTTCTGAAGGAAAGGAAAAGCTGA